The genomic interval TTTATTAAAACCTTCAAGCATAAACTCTAACATTTCGATACTTTAACTTGTGATCACTTTAGGGTTTGTGTCAGAACCAATTTCTCTATAAAAAAACTGGCTGTTTCTCAATCAGAAAAGTCTCCATTTATCAAACTATAAAATTGCTGGGAAGAAGTGACATTTGTGTAAACAAAGAAAAAGCTGAAAAGATATTGAATTTCCTTTATCCTATAGCCAAGACATACAAAAACTATATGTTGACAACCAAGAATCAGAACATAAGGGATGACTCGAACACTTATATTCTGATTCTTGGTTGTCATTGCTATCAGTAAACTAATATTCTAAAAAAACTCGAACACTATGTTTGTTCCGCCAATTCAAGTATAAAGTGTTGAAAAACAATTAAATATGAGCATAAAAAAAAGAAACGATCAAAATTGATCAGGGTGTGGGGGTGCTACAGTCGAACCCCTGATACCACTTTTAAGCTTTTTTAGTGGATTAAAAATATTCTAGCTTAGAATAATAATAATCCCGCGAGGATTCGAACCTAGTCTGAATCGCTCACCATTTATTTATACGTTTTTAGCTGCAATTGCTAGATATAAGTATACAGAATTTAAAATATTTACAATAACCAAAATGAATCAAATTTAATTAAATATATTGATTAATTATTAAATTAAACAATAAGATTAGTTGAGTACCTAAATCTGATCCTTCCTCAAATGAACAGAAGAGGTGGTTGATATACAGACTAATTAGTTCTTGAAAAATAGACAGATCCATCACATTTTGAATTCCGAATGATCCAGGATAACCCTGATATTCGGTAAATTTCACTCATGCGTCCTTGCCTGTAGTAATTGCTCCGTTTGCACTGAAAGGAAAAAATATTTCCTGATTTAGATTTGAATTGCACATTGCATCTAAATCAAAAATATATGAAGGATACGGCTCTCTATATATGGTTGCTTCCGAGTTCATACACGGGCAGTGGCATTGCCATGTATTTTACTTTCCTTGTTTCCGGAAGTACTAGCAAATCTTTGTAGCGGAAACAATAAACAATTTCAAAACCAACAAACATTGTGAAAAAAAAATATTAATTTTCGCGACAGTATTATTCTGCTCTAAAATAGCCTTGTCACAAGCGCCGGGTGCTCCATTAATCGGTGTTGCAACTGCTGGAAACGTCAGCGTCTCAGTAACTTTTACAAAGCCAACCACCATCGGCGGCTCTGAAATTACGGGATACACAGTCATATCCTCGCCGGTTAGAATTTCTGCATGGGGAACTTCCTCTCCGGTTGTAATAACCGGTCTTACTAACGGCAAAGCCTATAGCTTTACAGTTACGGCAAGCAACGATAGTGGACAAGGCTCGACTTCAGCAGTCTCTAACAGCGTCACACCAATCGCCAATAATGTTGGTTCAGATGACAACTATGGATGGTCAAAGCGTATCATTTTCATTGTTGGAGGCGGGCCATCGTTGATTGCTAACACCGTTTATCAGGATGTAGCTATCGATAAATCCACCAATAACGTCCTTATCGAAAAGGCAGATAAATTGCGTACCAATCTAAGTCTAGGAATCCTTACACACCATTTGTGTCTGATATAAGAAGAAGCATTAAAAAATAAGCGATACAGAAACTAAAGTAGTCTATGATCACTACCCGAGAGGAATAACCTTCGGATTTTTCTTCAATCCCGTTGAACTTTCGACAATCAATACTACCCAAAGCTCTCCGGTAGATCTCGGCCTTGCAATAGGTTATCGAACCGGGTTCTTTTCAATACTTGCAACATCCGAATTTTTTTCGTTAAGGCAGCCTAAGGAATCTTTTATTGAAAAATATAGAGGTAATGGCCTGCAATATACAGTCAATTCAGAAGTGCAGACATCAATCAATACAAGTGAAGACGGAGTGTACAGGTCTAAAAAGATTACCGCATTTGGGATCAAACTTGCCTATACTTTTGATATTGTGAAAAGTTATTATTCTTCAACAAGGTAATATGGCAATCGAAGAAAGCTATCTTGAAGAGCATTTTTATCCGCGACTGAACGCCTTATATTTTGGATATGAAAAGGTGTGTCTTCAAATGGGCTCTACCATCGTATTGCTAAATGTCATATTGATAATAAATAAAAAAAAACGTACATATATTTAAGTTACATTTACACTTAAATTAACATATGTGTCTTAAGTAGATATATTATTTAATAATATGTCTACGTAAGACACATCAATATGTAAAAAAATTAAATAGATGGAGTTCATGCACTATTTTATAGCTTATAATTTATATAAATAAATGAAATAAAAACAACAATAATACTGATCAACTTTTTTAACTAAAAAACACTCTTAAAATGAAAATTTCAAACAAATCTATAATCATTGCTCTTCTTGCATTCTCTTCGTGTAGCAAGGACATTATGAAACCAGAGAACCATTCTAGTTCAATTCCTGAATTTATGAAAGACATGGAGGTGGTATCTGAGCGTACTGGCACCGGAAAGATTATCCTGAGCTCTAAAGAATTAAGTTCCGGTAGATCAGCATTGACTACTCCTCTTTCAATTCCACAACCTTTACAGCCAGAATATTACTTGGGCAGATCTTATCGTGGAGACGGAAGTATTATAGTAGATCCGATAAACGTAAGTTTTAAGGTAATAGATATTGAACGATTGTTACAAGAACATCCGGATTATTACACCCCCTTAAACCTGGATGTTGTTACAGCGACAAGTTCATCTTTCGCTTCCTTTGATAGGTATGAGCACAAAACTAACTCAAATAAAACAATATCAGGTGGGTTCAGTGTTAATCTGGGGCTTTTTAGTTTTGGAGCAAAAAACAAATGGACAACTATATTTACATCATCAGTAGTTAATGAAACCAATGCAGTTTTTGGAGAATTGAATGTTGAAGTAAAAGGTTCATCTTATTCGCTATTGTCCTCAGAAAATGCACAAAGAACTATCATGGAGAATTATCTGAGTCCAGACTTCCTTAGTGAAGTTAATAACAGCTCAAGAGGTGAATTCGTTCGTAACTACGGAGCTTTTGTACTTGCAAGATATTATACAGGTGGGAAAGCAACTGCAATGTACACGGGAACTGATAATAAAACTACAACAAACGAGACTAAAGAGAAAGGAATGGATGGATCTATTAACGGCTCTTTTGGATTTAACATAAAAAAAGGTGTTGATGGAAAGGTTGGTGGCGACTTTGGTTTTGCAAATGGAAGTGGAGGATCCACGGGTGAGCAACATAACATTACGCAATTGAGGTTGTCAATTCAGACAATCGGTGGAACTAAAGGATTAGGAGCATTCACCGTTCCTAAAAGAATTGAAGATATTAATATCAATTTAGGTGATTGGGTGATGTCACTAAATGACCACTCGAAGTATAATTTGATTGGAATAAACGAAGGTGGTTTAAATCCTATCAGCGATTTTGTAATGGAAGAAAATTTCAAGAAATCAATTTATCTATATCTTAAAAATCCTGAAACTTTAAAATATCAAACAAAACTTGTAGAGCCGCTGATATGGATAAGACCTACATACCCTCCTGGTGGTGGAGCTGGTACAGTATATTCAATGTTTCTATTTACCAGATTTGGTGAGTTTATCAACATCACTCCAAGTGACATGCTTCAAACCCGATTCGATTTTCCATCTGAGCTTTATAATTCATATGTCGCCAGGAAGAAGCCCTTCTTCGACTTAACTTACTATGCAGGCGGGGATTATTTTATACCTGATTCTGATGGTATACCAGTGTTTTCTTTGACTGGAATAGAGGAGAATACAATGCGTAAATTTCATCATGATAAGACAAATACAACTTATCTTTTATACTCCGGAGGTGGAAAGAAATATGCATTTTCTATCCACGATGATTATGTATTAGATACGTACGGCATACGCGCTTGGGTCAATGCGATGCCAACAACGAACTTTTCATTTGTACAACTTCAGAGTTACACTATAATAGGTTTATAAATTGATATGATCCTGAAATATATTATTTAAAAATACTTCATAACATTATTACCGTAAGTAGCCAGAGATAAAAATCTGGCTACTTGCTCTTAACACTTTTAGAAGCAGACAGAGGCTATAGGCCCCAGTATATCCCAGTTCTTTTAGCTGATTCAATAAATTACGAAGTAAAAGTTTAGCTTCTTCCATGAGTCTTTCAACAATGTAAGGCAAAGATTTTTCAAGCTGGGTGGGAAGATTATAATGATGGCGGGGTAAGCTTTGTGCTGCAATATATTTTCGAATTGTCGTTCTGTACATCTTAAATTTTCTGGCTATAGATTTAATAGATGCACCTTCAGCATGCAGTTTTTTCACCTGCTTAGACTTTTCCTTTGTCGGTCTGAAGCACCACTCTCCAGATCCATATTGCGCATTGGTAATTTCTTTGGATCAATGGTGACCGAATTTATTTCCTGATTTCTTATTGATTTAAGTACTTGATATTCTTGCTCTAGCAACTTGCGAAGTGCTTCGCCCAAATTTTTAAGTAAATGCCATCGGTCAACAACTTATTCGGCCAATGGGGCACCTTTCGTCGCTCCCTACCGATATTTACCATATCGGTCTCTACTAATGATTTCTACACCTGGATTCTCCTGGAGCCATTTCTCTACCGTACTGGATTCTCTGTCAGGAAGCAAATCAATAATTCTTCTATTCTCAAGATTTATAAGAACGGTTCCGTACCGATCGCATTTTTTTAAGGCCCAGTCGTCTAATCCCAACGCAATAGGAACTTTTAATATGGGTATTGCCTGTATCTTCAACCATCGCAGTAACGTTGTATCACTGACTGGTATTGACATTTTTATCGATAACCGCTCGGAAGGTTTTGCCCCTGTTTCAACCACTGTCGTTAACAGTAGCTTTTCGGCACGTTTGGTAAACCGTTTGAAGGATTCAAAATGATCAGTAAACCTTTCTGTAAATACCTTGACGGGGCATTCTGGTTCTCTACAATAAAATTTACGGGCTCTTAAATAAATAATTATACGATTCCCAAATGCGGGTAAATCTTTTATCTTGCGGGTATAGTAACTGTGAACACCATAGCTAGGTTCAAGACAGTTAGGACAAAAACATTTTTTCTGTACACTTTTCACATAAATATTAGCAAGATCTGCAATCCTATCTACTGAAACCACTTTAAACTTTTCTGAAGTAGAGAAAATTAATTTTTCAGTACTCATAATCAGTAATTTATAATGCTAATTTAAAGATTATTAAATTATCCACCAAAAATGGGTAAGAACCAGCATCGTCCAGAATATCCAGATATTGGAAACAAACGAAATTCATAAATGGCTGAGATTAAATATCATCCATTCGGATATTTTTTTACTTATTATAAATATCCTTCAATACAGTGAATTTAACCAAAAGAATTGCCTTGCTGATCAACAAGAATCATAAATTTTGGATTGAACCCTTCAGATGAAACATCTATTACGTTATTTATACTGGAAGCTATATTCAATTTTGGCTCAGGAAGAATCAATTCCATGATCTTACCTGAATCTTCGATATCAAACCATTCCTTATCTGTTCTAAGATAATATGGATCACCTAATGTTAAACTATAATCGGGTGGTAAACCCACTGCTTCTAGGATCGTTTTGTCGTCTTCGCCTGCCATTGTGCAGATCAATTTTGAAAGCGGAAAAGCTAAGTGAGGATGTAGGTTACTAAACTTAACCTTGTCACTTAAATCCTTGGTTGTATTGTTGAAATATTTATCTTTTATGAATTGGGCTCCAATCACTGTGCATCCGCTATTGCGGTCTATCCCACGGTATTTCCTTTTAATGTAGTTATATAGAAGATACATTGGTATATATCCTTCGTCTCTTGCATATTCGAGTAGTACATCTACTTGAGCTTTCTCGTTTACCTTACCTTTTGCTACCATATGCTTGAGTTGTGGATAGGTACCATCATCTAAATGAGTTCCTTTTTTATGGTCGCCTAGGTTGTGGTAAATGATCTTAGCTTGGAGAGCGTAGGTATATACTTTATGATTATTATGTATGATTCGCAATAATATGTCGTGTCCATTTGCTTTTTCATTCCTTGATTCAAAAAGACTATAACCAGTATGCATAAATCGGTCTTTCAATAATCTTAGTTCATAAACTATATTTTGCGTAATGGTAGTTTCCATTATCCTAAGACCAGGTGTTTTGCGGGAAAATTCAATCCTTTCCCATGTATCAATAGCTACAGCTTTAAATAAACTACAGTTATCAAGAACTTTCTTGGAGGGCAGATAATGTTCAATGCTCATAAATTAATAATTAAGGTGTTAAGAGATCTCTATAGAACTGAACAAGTTCAGGGGTGGAATATCGGCATATGTTAGATGTAGAGGGCAGTAGGACAACTTTGACTTTCCTGTTATCTACTAATATAAGATCTTTTTGCATTGGATATGCTCCTTTTTCTAAAGTAAAATTCATCCTATTCAATTTACAATAGCTTTTGAACCAATCATAAGCACTATTGCCTTTACCTTTACTTGTCAAAATAAGATGAGTGATCCCAGGATGTTTTTCTAAAATTCTAAAGATATCCTGAAATTCAATTGGAAAAATGTTGATGTCCATTGAACTATCTGCTTGTCTGAGCACGCGACTCCCCATATCCGCAAGACCTACATTTAGTTTATCAAGTATTATTTCTCTTTCATGTCTAGCTAAGGGATCGGTAAATGAATTAATAGTTATACCTGATACTATAGACATTACTTCCCAAAACCGGTTTCTCCCACTTGGATAGAAAAAAGTAAATCTTCTGTCCTTTGGCTTTGCCGGAAAAGTACCAAGAATTAGAAATCGGCATTTTTTGGTAATATATACATCAAAAGGATGTGGTTCTTCTTTAAAAGCGCAGTTCGTATTAAAATTCATTTCTTAATGATCTAGATATCAACATAAGAGTATGGGGCATCTCTATTTACTAAATTTCCGAAATGCACTTATTGTTTGAAATATAAAATATGAAACAATTATACGGCTTAAAATATCCCAAAAATATATCCACGTCGAAATTTCAGTTATTCCTACACCTCGTTAAATTTCATTCAGAAAATATTTTCGCTTTAGCTTAAATATAATTAGCAATTAAATTCAGATATTTTAACGTATTGCGCAAATAGGTTGCGCAGTATTAGTTTTACTTTGTTTCAGTTAGCGATCCGGCTAACAATAAATTTTATCTGATATGGAGTCTATAACTGAAAAAGGTGAGAAATTTATGCTGGTTTCGAATGAAACTGATTTGAAAGAATTAATTGATCGGATTGCAACACGAGAAGCATTTGCTTACCTATTCAAATTTGCTGAACGGGAATTCTTTATCTCTTTACTTGAATCAGTCAACATCAGTTACGACGATTTTACTGCAAAGTACTATCATTACGATGCAAGCCGGAGACTGCATATAGCCGAGAGTGACTTCGGGCATGTATGGATTAGCACCCACGGTTTGATCGCAAGGAGAAAGGCTACTACAAACCGCGCCGTAAATTCCTGTTTAAATCAGTATACAGTGATTTCACTGCTAATCAAAAAAGCGATTGAAGTGGTTGAAGATGAGAATGTATATGACATCGATTCTTATAATTTTGAACACCTGGGCGAACTGTCGCCCGCCATATTTCATAACATGACCTTTTATATTGAGGTCTTTTGTAAGGCTTATCTTTCACTATCTGGCATTCCAGCTTTCCATGGGCATAAGCTTCAAGTAATTTACAAAAATACAGTAGAATCTATGGTTACCAACAAGCACGACGATTCTCTCTTTCAGATATTGGTACTTGATCCACTTTACAAAGTAGTGGAACATGTAAGCAATATTCCGGGCGATTTCAAAGAGCAATTTATCAAATACGACGATAATCCGCTTGATGACACTATTATCTTATTCGAACCAGCAGCTTTAACTGAAATGATCCATTTACTGGAATTGTCTGTGGATTTTATTACGGACTATTTTTACATGGGCACTGAAACACATTACTTAAAATCAAACATTTATCAACGGATGTTGGACAAGGCAGATACTGAAGAGAAAAGGAAACGAATACAAGCGTTGTATCCGCACCTAGCGAAGAAAAAATGCGGTCCGGAAAATTAAAAACAAAATATGAAAGCACGAATTGAAATAATTGAGGAATACAACACCCTGCTACGGGAAATTTATATGGAATATGACCTGAGATGTCTTGCTGATGAAGACTACACCTACAAAGGCAGAAATGTGCTCAGCCCGGCCAATGATGCCGAACAAGATATGGTTCGCTCTGGCCTATACACAAGACTGGAACAAATACTTACACTCAACAAAGCGGACAATAATTTCATGCATGCCGAGAACGAACTTATTGGGACGACGGCTGATCTCAAATACCGCCTGGGAACTTTATATCTTTACGCTCCTTACGTAGTGAAATTACAAGATTCTTATTATCAGTTTAATGGAAAGGATCAGTTTTACCACGAGCCCACCTACCTTGACAGCAGGTACAACAGAGAGATTCCTGTAGCTTTTGAAACCTTATATAAATTCTGGCAGCGGTTGATGGACTATATAACGGCTTTTTTTCCAGAACTGTTGCTAAAAACAAAAGGGGTGACGTATTTTCATACCGTCATTAATCACATCAATAATACGCAGCCACATTTGACCTCGTCATTAAATTTTCAATGGATAAATAACTTTGCAGACCAGACCTATCCGCTGATCAACAAACAGCGGAAAGTGTTTGTACATACTGAAGGCTTTGAAAATCAGTTCTTCAGGAACTTTTTAGATGCTGATACCACAGCAATTAGTGAAATGGAGGTGCTGGATGCGAAGCGTCAGGACTTGCTACCATTTTTACACCAGCAAATGGAGCTGTGCCTGGAAGGATATTTCAAAGCCATGGACTTTCTTAATGAATTGGTATTTGAACAGGATGCCATGACTGAAGAATTTAGATATCGACTTAAATAGAAAAGGGGAATGATCCAACTGATCCTTCGCTGCTTATATAATTGACTCTTTGTTAAGATGTCAGAATGAACGAGGATATTTTTATCTTAGCTATTACTGAAATAAATTATGAGTGATAAAAAGCGAGTAGACGCCAAGAAAATAAGTTGGCAGGAGCAGCTTTCCCAGGCGAAAGATGAATTTCCTTTACCCATACCTTCGCCGCAAGTTAAAAAACAGTGGAAGGCTTACAGTAAGCAATTACAACCGACGCTCATCCGCGCTGCGGAGCAATTGAGAATTACTTCAGATGCGCTTTTTAATCATATCCGCACTAATCGCATATTTCCTGTAAATGAAGTGCATCAGCAACGCCTTAAAATTTTAGACTTTATTGAACTCATTAAAAAGTTCGATCCTAAAACCTATAAATATTTCGAATATTACTTTCAGGACTTGATTGTCAGTGAAAAGCAAAAGGAACAAAAGCAGTTTCTATTAACGGAGCTTCAGAAGAAGATCAAGGTTGATCTAAATAAAAGGGCAGCTATCACCCCGCCAGCGGTATCACGTCCTTTTCGTATACCTTACCTAGCGCCGACTCCGATCAGCCAACGGCTGGAAATTCCATGGAATGATGTTGTATTCAATGATTATACAATTACCTTAAAGTTCGATGTCAATTATTCCAAGCCATATCCGATAGCAGAATCTCGAAAATCTTTCAAATTTTTGAAAAAATATTTGTTGGGTCTCAACCTTAAGCCTTTATCAGTATTGCTGGCTGGCAATGAAATTAAAGAGATTGAAAATCTTGATCAGCTCAAAAACATCGTGACCATTTTAAAAGTTCGGAATGAATTTATAGAACATTTCGAGAAGGATAAAACGGTACAAGTTAAATCCATCTTAGACCTTATCGAAAACTTACCATCAAATTTTCTAACTGAAGTCGCAAAAAGTGCAGCTGGCCAAATCGAGTGTATAACCTACCTTTCCCAACATAGTGACTTGCGCTACAAGCTTGCGCC from Pedobacter sp. WC2423 carries:
- a CDS encoding fibronectin type III domain-containing protein yields the protein MSQAPGAPLIGVATAGNVSVSVTFTKPTTIGGSEITGYTVISSPVRISAWGTSSPVVITGLTNGKAYSFTVTASNDSGQGSTSAVSNSVTPIANNVGSDDNYGWSKRIIFIVGGGPSLIANTVYQDVAIDKSTNNVLIEKADKLRTNLSLGILTHHLCLI
- a CDS encoding MAC/perforin domain-containing protein, which encodes MKPENHSSSIPEFMKDMEVVSERTGTGKIILSSKELSSGRSALTTPLSIPQPLQPEYYLGRSYRGDGSIIVDPINVSFKVIDIERLLQEHPDYYTPLNLDVVTATSSSFASFDRYEHKTNSNKTISGGFSVNLGLFSFGAKNKWTTIFTSSVVNETNAVFGELNVEVKGSSYSLLSSENAQRTIMENYLSPDFLSEVNNSSRGEFVRNYGAFVLARYYTGGKATAMYTGTDNKTTTNETKEKGMDGSINGSFGFNIKKGVDGKVGGDFGFANGSGGSTGEQHNITQLRLSIQTIGGTKGLGAFTVPKRIEDININLGDWVMSLNDHSKYNLIGINEGGLNPISDFVMEENFKKSIYLYLKNPETLKYQTKLVEPLIWIRPTYPPGGGAGTVYSMFLFTRFGEFINITPSDMLQTRFDFPSELYNSYVARKKPFFDLTYYAGGDYFIPDSDGIPVFSLTGIEENTMRKFHHDKTNTTYLLYSGGGKKYAFSIHDDYVLDTYGIRAWVNAMPTTNFSFVQLQSYTIIGL
- a CDS encoding transposase family protein; this translates as MSTEKLIFSTSEKFKVVSVDRIADLANIYVKSVQKKCFCPNCLEPSYGVHSYYTRKIKDLPAFGNRIIIYLRARKFYCREPECPVKVFTERFTDHFESFKRFTKRAEKLLLTTVVETGAKPSERLSIKMSIPVSDTTLLRWLKIQAIPILKVPIALGLDDWALKKCDRYGTVLINLENRRIIDLLPDRESSTVEKWLQENPGVEIISRDRYGKYR
- a CDS encoding DUF6615 family protein, whose amino-acid sequence is MSIEHYLPSKKVLDNCSLFKAVAIDTWERIEFSRKTPGLRIMETTITQNIVYELRLLKDRFMHTGYSLFESRNEKANGHDILLRIIHNNHKVYTYALQAKIIYHNLGDHKKGTHLDDGTYPQLKHMVAKGKVNEKAQVDVLLEYARDEGYIPMYLLYNYIKRKYRGIDRNSGCTVIGAQFIKDKYFNNTTKDLSDKVKFSNLHPHLAFPLSKLICTMAGEDDKTILEAVGLPPDYSLTLGDPYYLRTDKEWFDIEDSGKIMELILPEPKLNIASSINNVIDVSSEGFNPKFMILVDQQGNSFG